In the Blautia coccoides genome, CCGTATTCAATACGGATGGAGAGAAGACAGACAGTTTCCTTATGCTCAATATGGTGGAAGATGTGAAAGACCGCGGAGGAAGCGGTTATGTAGTGGATCTGGACAAAGCACTGTTGGATGAAATGCTGGCAAAGGAGTGATGTGGTGTGAGATTAAAAGGGGTTGTGATGTGTGTGACAGCAGTGAGCCTGATCCTTGGAGGATGCCGGGATACGGCAAAGCAGAAGGCGGACGTGACAGTCAGTGCGGACACAGCGGAGCCTGAGGAACAGGAGGCGGCAGAGGAGGAAAACAGTTACTATGAGATGAAGATTCCTGCCGACGAAGCACAAGTCCTCTCTGAGGCTGCTGTACAGGCTGCCAAAAGCTATAAGGACCTGCTTTTACAGGCCAAAAAAAACAGCAGCAAAGGGGATGTTCTGTCCATGGATACGGTGGCTGCGTTGGTGAAGAAGATGGGGAGTCAGGGCTACGCGGCCCTGGATAAAAGGAACAGGGAGAACATGGAGAATTATCAACTGGTAGAAAAGTTTCTGGCAAGTCAGGAGCAAAAAGAGCAGGCTGCTATTACCGTATACAGGATCCATGATGACGGGGGGATGGATAAGACCGATTTTACGTCGGACAATACAGGTGCGGTGACTGTCACCGTCACGATCCTGGACTGGAATAAAAAGCAGGAGCCTTATGTGACGGATATGGTGAGGTACAAGGCATGGAAATGGGAATACACAAAGAAAGGCTATCTGTTCTTTGAGAGATTTATTCCGGATGGGATGGAGGCTGACGGAACGGATGCCATAAGGGTGCTGCCCCTGGATGAGGAACTGCGCAAAATGTGTGAGGAGTATATAGAACCTATCGGATATGAGGCAAATAACCTGTTCCTGGTGGAATGGGATGAGGAGAATTTCCAACAGGTGAACTTTAACGATCTTTATGATTTTCTCTATAGGATCGACCAGGGAAGCCTGCCGGACAGCTCCCGGTATCCGAATGGGATTGGCGGCAGTGAATTTGAAGATTTGATCGAAAAATATTTCAGTATTCCTTTGGAACAATTAAGGCAGCAGGCAGGCTACAACAGCCAAACAGACACATACCCCTGGACTCAGATAGCAGGGAGCAACAGCGCGGTCTGGACGGAGATGGATCCTGAAGTGGTGGACGCCAGGGATAACGGGGATGGCACCATAACCATGACGGTTGATGTGGTCAGCCCACAGCTAAGAAGTGATAAACTCTTCACCCACCATGTCACCGTGCGCAGGGCGGACGATGAGGACGG is a window encoding:
- a CDS encoding DUF6070 family protein; its protein translation is MRLKGVVMCVTAVSLILGGCRDTAKQKADVTVSADTAEPEEQEAAEEENSYYEMKIPADEAQVLSEAAVQAAKSYKDLLLQAKKNSSKGDVLSMDTVAALVKKMGSQGYAALDKRNRENMENYQLVEKFLASQEQKEQAAITVYRIHDDGGMDKTDFTSDNTGAVTVTVTILDWNKKQEPYVTDMVRYKAWKWEYTKKGYLFFERFIPDGMEADGTDAIRVLPLDEELRKMCEEYIEPIGYEANNLFLVEWDEENFQQVNFNDLYDFLYRIDQGSLPDSSRYPNGIGGSEFEDLIEKYFSIPLEQLRQQAGYNSQTDTYPWTQIAGSNSAVWTEMDPEVVDARDNGDGTITMTVDVVSPQLRSDKLFTHHVTVRRADDEDGFLYVSNTLEPGGQVPPYTPRTAAGQ